The Aneurinibacillus migulanus genome contains the following window.
GATCCAAACTACGTCTAGGAAGTGCCAATAAAGAGAGAAAATGAATGATTTATTGGATGTTTCAGGGGTCAACCCGCTTTTTTTAACTTGCAGGATGATGGATAATCCCCAAAATAAACCAAATGTAACGTGCGCTCCATGCGTTCCTAATGTTGTTAACAGGATAGTAGTAAATGCACTGGTTTGTAGTCCTGCTCCAATGTGAACATAGTGGGCGAACTCATAAATTTCAACTCCCAAGAATCCCGCACCAAAAAGAAGTGTGACAGCAAAGAATGACAGCATTGCTTTCTTGTTGCCGATACGCATGGCATGAATTCCAAGACCGATGGTAAAACTACTTGTTAAAAGCACGATTGTTTCAATTAGTACGGGGGTGATTTCAAATATCTCTGCTCCAGTAGGGCCGCTTCCCGTGCGATCAACCAATGTGAAATAAGATGCAAAAAGGGTTGCAAAGAGCATAATCTCGGCACCTAGGAAGATCCAAAAACCTAAGATTTTTAAACGATTTTCTTCCGTGCTATATTCAAGTGGCAGCGAGTTATCTATTTTCATTATTTAAGCACCTCGCAATTTTTCTTCGGTCGCTTTAATTTCTTTAACGGAAATGTAATGACCGTGATCTTTCTCAAATGAACGATGAGCCATACAAGCAAAGATACCAATTGTTGTAAGGATTACAGGAATCCATATGCCGAACACAAATGTGAAGCCCCATATGAAAAAGATACAACTCATAATAAACGGCATGCCGCTGTTATTTGGCATATGAATTTTTTCATATTCACCTTTGAATAATACATGACCTTTTTTCTTAGAATCCCAGAATGCTTCAATTGAATCAACTTGTGGCACAATAGCAAAGTTATATGCTGGTACTGGATTATGAGTAGCCCATTCCAGAGAACGTGCATCCCAGGGATCTGAACCGATATCTCTTGAAGCATAACGAGCGCTGTAGTAGATGTTGTAGACGATGAAAGCAAAACCTACTGCTAGTCCAAGTGCTCCAATAAACGAAAGCATATTCCATAGCCCGAATCCAGTTGCTTCAGAGTACGTGTACATACGACGTGCCTGTCCATCTAAACCGGAGATAAACATCGGGAAGAATGCTAGGCAAGTACCGATCGCGATAAACCATGCTGCCCATTTCCCGATTCTTTCATTTAGCATGAAACCGAACATTTTGGGCCAATAATAAGTGAGGCCGGCTAGCATAGCGAATACAACACCAGGAATAATGACCAAGTGGAAATGAGCTACTAAGAACATTGTATTATGGTATTGGTAGTCAGCGGCTGACATGCCAAGCATAACCCCGGTAACTCCACCGATTGTGAAAATCGGTATGAAAAGCATTGAATAAAGCATTGGAACAGAAAAAACAATTTTCCCTTTCCAAAGCGTGAATAACCAGTTAAAGATCTTAATTCCAGTCGGAACGGCAATCGCCATCGTTGTAATCGAGAAGATACTGTTAGTTAGTGCTCCCTGGCCCATTGTAAAGAAATGGTGAGTCCACACTAAGAATGAAAGAAAAGAGATGATAACCATTGAAGCAACCATTGATTTATAACCATACAGATTGCGACGTGCAAAGGTCGAAATAATCTCACTATAAATACCAAATGCCGGCAAAACTAAAATATAAACTTCAGGATGTCCCCAAACCCAGAACAAGTTCGCCCAAAGCATATCCATACCGCCATTAGACATAGTAAAGAAGTTCGCTCCAAATAGTCGATCCATTGACCCCATCAAAAGCGCCACTGTTAATACAGGGAAGGCGAAAACAATGATAACGTTAGTAACTAAGGCAGACCATGTGAACATTGGCATCTTCATTAATGTCATACCAGGTGCTCTCATTTTAAGAATGGTAGTGATAAAATTAATACCGGTCATTAATGTGCCAAGACCAGAAATCTGAAGAGCGAACATATAATAGTTTGTTCCTACAGATTGACTAAATTCGTTACTTGCAAGTGGGAAATAAGAAGACCAACCTGCATCAGGAGAACCACCAATGACGAAAGAGATGTTGAATAGCATCGCACCCATGAAGAATAACCAGAAACTTAGTGCATTCAAACGTGGGAACGCTACGTCACGAGCTCCAATCTGTAATGGAACAACAAAGTTCATTAAGGCCATAATGAATGGCATAGCCATGAATATGATCATAACGACCCCATGCGTTGTAAAAACTTCATTATAGTGTTGGGCATCTA
Protein-coding sequences here:
- the qoxC gene encoding cytochrome aa3 quinol oxidase subunit III gives rise to the protein MKIDNSLPLEYSTEENRLKILGFWIFLGAEIMLFATLFASYFTLVDRTGSGPTGAEIFEITPVLIETIVLLTSSFTIGLGIHAMRIGNKKAMLSFFAVTLLFGAGFLGVEIYEFAHYVHIGAGLQTSAFTTILLTTLGTHGAHVTFGLFWGLSIILQVKKSGLTPETSNKSFIFSLYWHFLDVVWIFIFSFIYLKGMI
- the qoxB gene encoding cytochrome aa3 quinol oxidase subunit I, with product MGFFDRFAIPHPSPAIYASMVAIALTVIAIIMGLTYFKKWGYLWREWLTTVDHKRIGIMYLISALLMLFRGGVDAIMMRAQLAVPNNDLLDAQHYNEVFTTHGVVMIIFMAMPFIMALMNFVVPLQIGARDVAFPRLNALSFWLFFMGAMLFNISFVIGGSPDAGWSSYFPLASNEFSQSVGTNYYMFALQISGLGTLMTGINFITTILKMRAPGMTLMKMPMFTWSALVTNVIIVFAFPVLTVALLMGSMDRLFGANFFTMSNGGMDMLWANLFWVWGHPEVYILVLPAFGIYSEIISTFARRNLYGYKSMVASMVIISFLSFLVWTHHFFTMGQGALTNSIFSITTMAIAVPTGIKIFNWLFTLWKGKIVFSVPMLYSMLFIPIFTIGGVTGVMLGMSAADYQYHNTMFLVAHFHLVIIPGVVFAMLAGLTYYWPKMFGFMLNERIGKWAAWFIAIGTCLAFFPMFISGLDGQARRMYTYSEATGFGLWNMLSFIGALGLAVGFAFIVYNIYYSARYASRDIGSDPWDARSLEWATHNPVPAYNFAIVPQVDSIEAFWDSKKKGHVLFKGEYEKIHMPNNSGMPFIMSCIFFIWGFTFVFGIWIPVILTTIGIFACMAHRSFEKDHGHYISVKEIKATEEKLRGA